Below is a window of Hydrogenimonas sp. SS33 DNA.
CAAAATCAGCTTTGCTGATACTGCTCACTCCCTAAAAAAGCGCCTGAAAACGCTCGACTCTCTCCCATCCGCTCTTTTTCGCCGCTTCCCGTTTCTCCAGGATGTTGGCGACGTAGCGGGCGAAGAGGTCGGTCTCTATATTGACCCGGCTGCCGATGCGGTAGGTGCCGAAGAGGGTGTTTTGGAGGGTGTGGGGGATGATGGTGAGGCGGAATCCGCTCTCTTCCACGTTGTTGACGGTGAGGCTCACGCCGTCGACGGTGACGGAGCCTTTGGGGATGATGTACTGGAGGTAGGCTTTCGGTATCTCGATGAAGAAGTCGGTGCCGTTGGTCCGCTTTCGGATGGAGGTGACGGTGCCGACCGTGTCCACATGCCCCTGGACGATGTGCCCCTCGAAGCGGTCTCCCATCTGCATCGCCGGTTCGATGTGGACTTTGTTTCTGAAATTCTCCATCGCCACCACGGCGCGGGTTTCGTCGGCCAGTTCGACGGTGAAGGTGCCATCTCCCACTTTTACCACCGTCAAACATACGCCGTTGACGGCAACGGAGTCCCCGATTTTCGGGTGGTATTTGGCTCTCAGAGTCAATAGGTTGTTGTCGAAGGAGACGACATCCGCCATCTCCCTTATCAGTCCTGTGAACACCTGTTCACTCCTTTATTCGATGTATTGACGGAGCTGCTCGGCCAGTTCCGTCCTGTTGTGGGTTTTGGGAATGATGGCTGCCGCATTGACCTGTTTGGCCAGCAACAGCAGCTCGCGGTTGATCCGTTTGGCGAAGAAGGCGATCTCCACATCGGGTACGGTTTTTCTGGCGTACCCCGCCACCGACTCCGCATCGACATGGCGCATCGTCGGGTCGAGCAGTATGACGTTGGGACGGATGTTTTTCAGGTCCGGCAGCACCGCTTCCGGCCGGCTGCTCAGGGTTACTTTGATCTCCCGGTCGATCTCCCCCAGAACCTGTTTGACGAGCATCAGGAATTCGGTGTCGTCGTCGATGCAGACGACCCGTTTCTTTGTCTGCTGCTCCAGATAGTTGAGCAGGTCGACCAGCTCCTGGTTCTGCTCGTTGAGTTTGGAGGCGTCCAGGGTTTTGAGGTAGTACTTCAGGTACGTGACGGCGCTGAACTCGTCGGTGATGCCCGCCTTGGCGAAAAAGTTCTGTATGGGTTTGGAGCGGTTGGCCTTTTTCCACATCATGGCGTCGAAGCGGTAGGCCAGCACATCCTGGATGCGCCGAAGCAGCGATTCGTGGGCCTGGACGAATTCGTTGAAGGCGCTCTTGAAGCGTTCGTAGTGGGTTTTGTAGAAGTTGTCGAGCATGTCGATGTAGAGGCGGTTTTCGTCGGTCAGCTTCGCCACTTCGTGAATAGCGTCGACCATTGCCCGTTTGAGAATCTTGATTTCGTTGAAGAGATAGATGTACTCTTCGCTCTGGGGGGAAAGGGTCGCCAGCCGCTTGCTCTTCTCTTTCACCTCCTCTTCCCGGTTCTTCGCACTTTCGTTGAGCTTGGCGATCTGGGCTTTGTTGAGGTCGAGTTTGGCCCGCAGCTCCTTGTAGCGGATCTGCTTGCTGAGAAAGACCCGTTCGTAGGCGTTGCTGAGGTAGGCGGTTCTGGAGCGGAAATCGCGGTAGGTGCCGTAGGCTTCGTCGAGCTGCTGGCGGATCTCCGCGAGTTCGTAGTTTTCGAAGCTGTGGTCGATCTCGATAAGGTTGTTGTAGGCGGTATTGAGAAAACGGCGCATCCGCAGGAAATCGAGCCGGCGGTTTTCCCTGATGAGGTCCGAATTTTCGGCGATTTTTTTGAGAATCGGCGCGAAATGGCTCTGGATGCACTCCTCCACCTCCATACTGGAGGCGATGGCGGCGGCAGGCGGTTCCTGTGACGGCTCCCGTATCGAAGCCGGCACCTCTTCCTGCCGCTTCGCCTTTTTTGGCGCTTCGGCGGCTTTGGGGGAAACTGTTTTGAGAGTGACATTCAGGGCATTGATCCCCTCCGGTTCGAAAGAGACGACGACACCGACGGCGGGCATACTCTCGTATTCGTTCCACTCGTCGATGGAGAAGTTGTATTTTTTGTGTTCGGGGGTGATAATCTTCCCGAGTCCCGTTTCGTCGGAGTAGACGACGATTTTGCCTTCCATGCCCATCCTCGCACTAAAATGGTAATATCATATCTATTTTACTCTCAAAAAGCTATAATCCGCGATTATGGAGAATATCGGCCGAATCGGCAACCGGCGTTACGCTTTTTGCGTCACGCCGTTTCGAAATCTTGGATTTCGAGGTCTATATCAGTCAGCGAGGAAGTGAAACGGATGAAATACGATGTCATCGTCGTCGGCGGCGGCCATGCGGGAATCGAAGCGGCCCTGGCGCCGGCGCGGATGGGGTGCAAAACCCTGATGATCACGATTCTGGCGGAGCAGATCGGGGCGGCGAGCTGCAACCCCGCCATCGGGGGGCTGGCCAAGGGCCACCTGGTCAAGGAGCTGGACGCCCTGGGGGGCGAGATGGGGCTTCTGACCGACAAGGCGGGGCTGCAGTATAGGGTGCTCAACGAGACCAAAGGCCCCGCCGTGCGCGGCAGCCGGGCCCA
It encodes the following:
- the ribE gene encoding riboflavin synthase; amino-acid sequence: MFTGLIREMADVVSFDNNLLTLRAKYHPKIGDSVAVNGVCLTVVKVGDGTFTVELADETRAVVAMENFRNKVHIEPAMQMGDRFEGHIVQGHVDTVGTVTSIRKRTNGTDFFIEIPKAYLQYIIPKGSVTVDGVSLTVNNVEESGFRLTIIPHTLQNTLFGTYRIGSRVNIETDLFARYVANILEKREAAKKSGWERVERFQALF
- a CDS encoding response regulator, translating into MEGKIVVYSDETGLGKIITPEHKKYNFSIDEWNEYESMPAVGVVVSFEPEGINALNVTLKTVSPKAAEAPKKAKRQEEVPASIREPSQEPPAAAIASSMEVEECIQSHFAPILKKIAENSDLIRENRRLDFLRMRRFLNTAYNNLIEIDHSFENYELAEIRQQLDEAYGTYRDFRSRTAYLSNAYERVFLSKQIRYKELRAKLDLNKAQIAKLNESAKNREEEVKEKSKRLATLSPQSEEYIYLFNEIKILKRAMVDAIHEVAKLTDENRLYIDMLDNFYKTHYERFKSAFNEFVQAHESLLRRIQDVLAYRFDAMMWKKANRSKPIQNFFAKAGITDEFSAVTYLKYYLKTLDASKLNEQNQELVDLLNYLEQQTKKRVVCIDDDTEFLMLVKQVLGEIDREIKVTLSSRPEAVLPDLKNIRPNVILLDPTMRHVDAESVAGYARKTVPDVEIAFFAKRINRELLLLAKQVNAAAIIPKTHNRTELAEQLRQYIE